The following are encoded together in the Leuconostoc mesenteroides subsp. mesenteroides ATCC 8293 genome:
- a CDS encoding universal stress protein produces MINTIVVATDGSEAAMRAVEYSTQLAKKFNAKIEIVSVIQYSTVAYHDGSQIFYASMTDSLTKLASDNLSKAASVVEPAGVPFDTHIFKGDARFVLVNEVIENYNPDLIVMGKTGTTVLTRMFIGSTARYVSERADTNVLLVK; encoded by the coding sequence ATGATTAATACAATTGTTGTTGCGACTGATGGTAGTGAGGCAGCTATGAGAGCTGTGGAGTACAGCACCCAGTTAGCTAAAAAATTTAATGCAAAGATAGAAATTGTTAGTGTCATTCAATACTCTACTGTTGCCTATCATGATGGTAGCCAGATTTTTTACGCCTCGATGACAGATAGCTTAACAAAGTTAGCATCAGATAATCTTTCCAAAGCAGCATCTGTTGTTGAACCTGCTGGTGTACCATTTGACACACATATCTTTAAAGGGGATGCTCGTTTCGTTTTGGTTAACGAGGTTATAGAAAATTATAATCCAGACCTGATTGTAATGGGAAAAACAGGTACAACTGTCTTGACACGAATGTTTATTGGTTCTACTGCACGTTATGTATCTGAACGTGCGGATACAAATGTCTTGCTTGTAAAATAA
- a CDS encoding MMPL family transporter: MKGTGLANAIAAIGGQTSRTNDTRTIASADFIRTGIIMVVGILIALIFITKSFLQPLYIMETLLVSYVMALSLTQITSHIFLKQDMLSWTTPFFAFIMLLALGVDYSIFLMMKYRDLQKEIPSARDRILRATGIIGVVVLSAALILGGTFAALIPSGVLTLIQVAITVIFGLIILIIVLPIVIPSMISLTYPIKSIKSH, encoded by the coding sequence TTGAAAGGAACAGGATTAGCTAACGCAATTGCTGCAATTGGTGGGCAAACTTCGAGAACAAATGATACAAGAACAATTGCTTCGGCAGACTTCATTAGAACAGGCATTATAATGGTCGTTGGTATACTGATTGCGTTAATCTTTATTACCAAATCCTTCTTACAACCGTTATATATTATGGAAACCTTGCTGGTATCTTATGTCATGGCATTGAGCCTTACTCAGATTACAAGTCATATCTTTCTCAAGCAAGATATGCTTTCTTGGACGACACCGTTTTTCGCATTTATTATGTTATTAGCATTAGGCGTTGATTATAGTATTTTCTTAATGATGAAGTATCGTGATCTACAAAAAGAAATACCATCAGCTAGAGATAGAATTCTCAGGGCTACGGGAATAATTGGTGTCGTTGTATTGTCCGCCGCACTCATTTTAGGTGGTACTTTCGCCGCCTTGATACCTTCTGGTGTATTAACTTTGATTCAGGTGGCAATTACAGTAATCTTTGGATTAATAATATTAATTATCGTATTACCAATTGTGATACCAAGTATGATTTCTTTGACATATCCTATTAAAAGTATTAAAAGTCATTGA
- the gltB gene encoding glutamate synthase large subunit — MKQSKLREQMVKNAPLWDESLEHDACGMGFIAQRYGQFSHELVERAITLLTRMNHRGGTGSEPDTGDGAGLLMSIPDKFFRKVARIEGITLPQSGEYAVAMLFLPFDTVAKNKVLDKIITEISADGFEYIFDRDVPFDFDACGPTAQQAMPGFRQIFIKKPQHVALGRDFDDALYTLRRHLEDTISDEDMYIVSLSAKTITYKGMLHAYQVGQFFLDLHDEDVEAKIALTHSRFSTNTFPSWDRAQPFRFLAHNGEINTLQGDVNWMKTHGVAIYNEENSDSAMMENTMEHLYRHGRSIPQSLLMLVPEAHSKEANVSDELAAFTEYNESFMAPWDGPAAVVFTDGNIVGARLDRNGLRPSRYLVTDDGYVILSSESGVVDVPANSIIEKGVLGPANMILVDTTTGTFTRNEELKHHFATQYPYRQWLDEYQETLQDLPNQNLLEQRLNDKERLTLFKRFGYTQEVIDGAVLKMANTGQEPTVAMGYDSPLAILSDRPQGLFTFFKQQFAQVTNPPIDALREHLVIATQMYLGREVDFQRDLPENASKLKIDSPILSPADFAKIAHISNSKQKVALIKLAYNLTGLANGRLERALIGINQQADAAIASGATILILSDREVTKNQLTVPALLAVSSLKNYLAANGNATNASIVLNTAEAIETHHFATLVGYGAAAIYPRGAYRILEAYDMNDATHQENYRVAAEKGIVKIMAKMGISTIQGYYGAQLFEAIGLSKNVVDTYFTGTHSRIGGLDLNQIEEEYLKRYTTAYDESQDDPIPSGGAYSLREDGEYHLYNQMMMYKFQTAVRTGNEELFKEYVADIHEAEHEHPGTIRSMWEIVPNRQPIDIHEVERIENIVKRFKVGAMSFGALSQEAHETIAEAMNRLGAKSNSGEGGENRKRFHTIKNSKIKQVASSRFGVNAEYLMSAEEIQIKMAQGAKPGEGGQLAGNKVFPWIAETRGSTPGVRLISPPPHHDIYSIEDLKQLIFDLKAVNPYAKINVKLVSSTGVGTIATGAVKAGADTVTVSGYDGGTGAAPRNSIRDAGLPWELGLAETHQILSANKLRQRMTLETDGKLLTGRDIAIAAMLGAEEFSFATLSMVAIGCIMMRVCHLNTCPVGITSQNPLLRSRFQGKPEDIINMMTFLAQDLRELMAELGFRTLEEMVGHTELLKTRFTTNKKYKSLDFSNMIGQVIPIARKTKDPFIAKRQWPELDMAAKAAIDNTQTLTMSAPIDNVSRAVGARMGGWIAERYGNTKLSPGLLRYTYTGSAGQSFAAYTTQGMELKVIGEANDYVGKSLSGARLIVTPPKDAGYDTNNSPIIGNVACFGGFAGEAYFHGRAGERFFVRNSGVCGVVEGVGDHGCEYMTGGVAVILGKIGRNFAAGMSGGIAYIYDPDHQAAANINLEMVDLFEINQTHGDDVLYSLLQSHAAYTDSQKAKDILAHFEDEKANFIKVYPTEYHQVLNIMNKYETEGFSGLTKELKAFNELMPEYERVPETEEELETLLSK, encoded by the coding sequence ATGAAACAATCAAAACTTCGTGAGCAAATGGTGAAAAACGCGCCGCTCTGGGATGAGTCTCTCGAGCACGATGCCTGCGGTATGGGATTTATTGCGCAACGTTATGGGCAGTTTTCTCATGAACTTGTTGAACGCGCCATTACACTATTAACACGAATGAATCATCGAGGTGGCACAGGATCAGAGCCAGATACAGGGGATGGTGCAGGTCTATTGATGTCAATTCCTGACAAATTTTTTAGAAAAGTAGCAAGAATAGAGGGTATTACTTTACCACAATCAGGTGAATATGCTGTGGCAATGCTTTTTTTGCCGTTTGATACTGTGGCTAAGAATAAGGTTTTAGATAAAATAATTACTGAAATCAGTGCAGATGGTTTTGAGTACATTTTTGATCGAGATGTACCGTTTGATTTTGATGCTTGTGGTCCTACTGCTCAACAGGCTATGCCTGGATTTCGACAGATATTTATTAAGAAACCGCAGCATGTTGCTCTAGGAAGGGATTTTGATGACGCGTTGTATACACTACGCCGTCATTTAGAAGATACGATTTCAGACGAAGATATGTATATTGTTTCGTTATCGGCTAAAACGATTACCTATAAGGGGATGCTTCATGCTTACCAAGTTGGGCAGTTCTTTTTGGATTTACACGATGAAGATGTTGAGGCCAAAATAGCGCTAACTCATTCACGTTTTTCAACTAATACTTTCCCATCTTGGGACCGTGCACAGCCATTTCGTTTTTTGGCACATAATGGTGAGATTAATACTTTGCAAGGTGACGTTAATTGGATGAAAACGCATGGGGTTGCGATTTATAATGAAGAAAATTCCGACTCAGCCATGATGGAAAATACAATGGAACACTTGTATCGACATGGTCGCTCAATACCACAATCCCTATTAATGCTAGTGCCAGAAGCACATTCAAAAGAAGCGAATGTGTCAGATGAGTTGGCTGCCTTTACAGAATATAATGAATCATTTATGGCACCTTGGGACGGTCCAGCCGCTGTTGTTTTTACTGATGGCAACATTGTCGGTGCAAGATTGGATCGTAATGGGTTACGACCTTCACGTTATTTGGTGACGGACGACGGGTATGTTATTTTATCTTCTGAATCTGGGGTGGTTGATGTGCCCGCTAATTCAATTATCGAAAAAGGAGTGCTTGGACCTGCAAACATGATTCTTGTAGATACGACGACGGGAACCTTTACAAGGAATGAGGAATTGAAGCATCATTTTGCGACGCAATATCCTTATCGACAATGGCTCGATGAATACCAAGAAACATTGCAAGACCTACCAAATCAAAATTTATTAGAACAACGTTTAAATGATAAAGAACGGCTGACTCTTTTTAAACGCTTCGGATATACCCAAGAAGTGATTGATGGTGCAGTTTTGAAAATGGCTAATACTGGGCAAGAACCAACGGTTGCCATGGGTTATGACTCACCATTGGCAATCTTATCAGACAGGCCACAAGGATTATTTACTTTTTTTAAACAACAATTTGCGCAAGTGACCAACCCGCCAATTGATGCACTTCGTGAGCATTTAGTCATTGCAACACAAATGTATTTAGGCAGAGAAGTTGATTTTCAACGAGATTTACCAGAAAATGCTAGCAAGTTAAAAATTGACTCACCAATTCTTTCACCGGCTGATTTTGCTAAAATTGCACATATTTCCAATTCTAAACAAAAGGTTGCGCTTATCAAGCTGGCTTATAACTTAACCGGACTAGCAAATGGGCGATTGGAGCGTGCTCTAATTGGAATTAATCAGCAAGCCGATGCAGCGATTGCTTCTGGCGCAACAATTTTGATTCTATCTGATCGTGAGGTAACCAAAAATCAACTGACTGTACCGGCTCTTCTAGCTGTGTCCTCACTAAAAAATTATTTGGCGGCCAACGGAAACGCCACAAATGCTTCCATTGTATTAAACACTGCGGAAGCAATTGAAACCCATCATTTTGCAACGTTGGTTGGGTACGGTGCAGCCGCGATATATCCGCGTGGTGCTTACAGAATTTTAGAAGCATACGATATGAATGATGCAACACATCAAGAAAACTATCGTGTAGCTGCTGAAAAAGGTATCGTTAAGATTATGGCCAAAATGGGCATTTCTACGATTCAAGGCTATTATGGAGCGCAATTATTCGAAGCGATTGGTTTATCAAAAAATGTAGTTGATACCTACTTTACTGGTACACATTCACGAATTGGTGGTTTAGACTTAAATCAAATTGAGGAAGAATACTTAAAACGCTATACAACAGCGTATGACGAATCTCAAGACGACCCAATTCCTTCAGGTGGTGCTTATTCACTACGAGAAGATGGTGAATACCATCTATACAATCAAATGATGATGTATAAATTTCAAACGGCGGTTCGGACTGGAAATGAAGAACTCTTCAAGGAGTATGTGGCTGACATTCATGAAGCGGAGCATGAACATCCTGGCACTATCCGGTCAATGTGGGAGATTGTGCCTAATCGTCAACCCATTGACATTCATGAAGTAGAGCGTATTGAAAATATAGTGAAGCGATTTAAGGTTGGTGCCATGTCATTTGGTGCATTATCTCAAGAGGCTCATGAAACGATAGCTGAGGCAATGAACCGATTAGGCGCTAAGTCAAATTCTGGTGAAGGTGGTGAGAATAGGAAACGTTTTCACACAATTAAAAATTCTAAAATTAAGCAGGTTGCTTCCTCACGTTTTGGTGTTAACGCAGAATACTTGATGTCAGCCGAAGAAATTCAAATCAAAATGGCGCAAGGGGCCAAGCCTGGCGAAGGTGGACAACTAGCTGGAAATAAAGTATTTCCATGGATTGCCGAAACACGTGGTTCAACACCAGGGGTACGCTTAATTTCTCCGCCACCACATCACGATATCTATTCGATTGAGGATTTAAAGCAGTTAATATTTGACTTGAAAGCGGTTAACCCATATGCCAAAATCAATGTTAAATTAGTTTCCTCAACAGGTGTTGGTACGATTGCAACTGGTGCGGTGAAAGCTGGTGCTGATACGGTGACCGTTTCTGGATATGATGGTGGCACAGGGGCGGCGCCACGAAATTCGATTCGTGATGCTGGATTACCATGGGAATTAGGGTTAGCTGAAACACACCAAATTCTATCCGCTAATAAATTACGTCAGCGAATGACTTTAGAAACTGATGGCAAACTGTTGACTGGTAGAGATATAGCTATTGCCGCTATGCTTGGTGCGGAAGAGTTTTCATTTGCAACCTTATCAATGGTGGCTATAGGCTGTATTATGATGCGTGTTTGCCATTTAAATACTTGTCCAGTGGGCATTACTTCTCAAAATCCATTATTGCGTTCACGTTTCCAGGGAAAACCGGAAGATATCATAAATATGATGACCTTTTTGGCACAAGATTTACGCGAGTTAATGGCTGAATTAGGGTTCCGCACCTTGGAAGAAATGGTCGGACATACAGAACTGTTGAAAACTCGCTTTACAACGAACAAAAAGTATAAGTCACTTGATTTTTCGAACATGATTGGTCAAGTTATTCCAATAGCACGAAAAACAAAAGACCCATTCATTGCTAAGCGACAATGGCCAGAATTAGATATGGCTGCCAAAGCAGCCATTGATAACACACAAACATTAACGATGTCTGCACCAATTGATAATGTATCACGTGCTGTTGGCGCTCGGATGGGTGGTTGGATAGCAGAGCGTTATGGAAATACCAAATTATCACCAGGACTCCTTAGATATACGTATACTGGCTCTGCAGGGCAGTCTTTTGCAGCCTATACGACACAAGGAATGGAGCTTAAGGTCATTGGAGAAGCCAATGATTATGTTGGTAAGTCATTATCAGGTGCGCGTTTAATTGTAACGCCACCAAAAGATGCAGGATACGATACGAATAATTCACCAATTATCGGTAATGTTGCTTGTTTTGGTGGATTTGCTGGTGAGGCATATTTCCATGGCCGCGCGGGTGAGCGATTCTTTGTTCGCAACTCTGGCGTTTGTGGTGTTGTTGAAGGCGTTGGGGATCACGGTTGCGAATATATGACGGGTGGCGTTGCTGTCATTCTGGGTAAAATTGGTCGTAATTTTGCTGCTGGTATGTCGGGTGGTATTGCTTATATTTATGATCCAGATCATCAAGCGGCTGCTAATATTAATCTGGAAATGGTTGATCTTTTTGAGATAAATCAAACACATGGAGACGACGTATTGTATAGTTTACTTCAATCACATGCAGCGTACACTGACTCACAAAAAGCTAAAGATATTTTAGCGCATTTTGAGGATGAAAAGGCTAATTTTATTAAAGTATATCCAACCGAATATCATCAGGTTTTAAACATTATGAATAAATATGAAACCGAAGGATTTAGTGGATTGACTAAGGAACTCAAGGCTTTTAATGAACTGATGCCAGAATATGAACGAGTACCAGAAACTGAAGAAGAATTAGAAACATTATTATCGAAATGA
- a CDS encoding Ltp family lipoprotein, with protein MSKKIVGEDGKVYIQKKPFYKRIWFIILTIILICIALSRPGSNNNSNSANSSSKDSKVSGSSSSEDSLSSSEEKSTTTETSSSSEAQSSESNSNSTNIPREYKSALNSADTYANTMHMSKAGLYDQLTADAGEKFSPEAAQYAIDNVKTDWNKNALESAKSYQEMDMSPESIRDQLTSDAGEKFTQEQADYAIENLPQ; from the coding sequence ATGAGTAAAAAAATTGTCGGAGAAGATGGTAAAGTATATATACAGAAGAAGCCTTTTTATAAGCGAATTTGGTTTATCATCTTAACTATTATTCTAATTTGTATTGCCTTATCAAGACCAGGTAGCAATAATAATTCAAATTCAGCGAATTCTTCCAGTAAGGATTCAAAAGTAAGTGGTTCAAGTTCATCAGAAGATAGCTTATCGAGCTCGGAAGAAAAATCTACTACTACTGAAACCAGTAGTTCTAGTGAAGCTCAATCATCAGAAAGTAATTCAAACTCTACTAATATTCCTAGAGAATACAAGTCAGCTCTTAATAGTGCGGATACATATGCTAACACAATGCATATGTCAAAGGCAGGATTATATGATCAGTTAACAGCAGACGCTGGAGAAAAATTTTCTCCTGAAGCAGCACAATATGCTATTGATAATGTGAAAACTGATTGGAACAAAAATGCTCTTGAGTCTGCAAAATCTTACCAAGAAATGGATATGTCTCCTGAATCAATTCGTGATCAATTAACATCAGATGCTGGAGAAAAGTTTACCCAAGAACAGGCTGATTATGCTATCGAAAATCTTCCGCAATAA